One Cardiocondyla obscurior isolate alpha-2009 linkage group LG11, Cobs3.1, whole genome shotgun sequence DNA segment encodes these proteins:
- the LOC139106494 gene encoding kelch-like protein 10, with the protein MAARLGAVGVHVCEENEYENYPRLAGSGEAEEAAGSSGLRVLTYSVRHRVHVDYAATAGVSRLLRQSRRKQSARIRRCMCLPSNYALVEFPVVWSELRANQQLCDGVIRCLEDQVFPVHRAILSAVSPYFKALFTNSLKGDKTEITEVVISHSGEIFSLILDYAYTGTCNVNADNVEQLLPLADQFEVLGIVQLCCQFLLRELRPENCLGIFKFARHYFCRELEKQGRKYIRHNFKRILQESAEFKDLLCDELEAILRDDELNVKNEEIVFDAVKTWVEAGVEERRVYLPRLLECIRYGLMSHKYFINNIVNWKLAEKDEACEQILLPVNAYLTEQELKQNGEIDLKNPIARPRVPYEILFAIGGWSAGSPTSFVETYDTRADRWFLSVNTDVTPRAYHGLCVLNNLIYMIGGFDGNEHFNTVRCFDPTTKTWRERACMYHARCYVSVCTQGGKIYALGGYNGRTRMSSGERYEPQRNQWEMIPSMHRQRSDASAAALHDKIYIVGGFNGQEVLDSAEVFDVEANQWTNINSMISPRSGVSLVAFRDSLYALGGFSGVARLSSGERYTPNHLDQWHEVAEMFSPRSNFATVILDDMIFVIGGYNGSSTIPYVECYDADYNEWYDASPMNLSRSALSACVIAGLANAREYSYLGKARDLGQGQATSKNRKKSDHIGEGSAAANVVILTREDEEMDVSESVQVVGPTDGMADGIGNFYEEENEEKEMEGELLYAVHELD; encoded by the exons ATGGCCGCGCGTCTCGGCGCTGTCGGGGTTCACGTCTGCGAGGAGAACGAATACGAGAATTACCCGCGGCTCGCTGGAAGCGGCGAGGCGGAAGAGGCGGCAGGAAGCTCGGGGCTTCGCGTGTTGACCTACTCGGTTCGACACCGGGTGCACGTGGACTACGCCGCCACAGCCGGTGTCAGCAGGCTCCTCAGGCAGTCCAGGCGAAAGCAGTCGGCGAGAATCAGGAGATGCATGTGTCTGCCGTCCAATTACGCCCTCGTGGAGTTCCCCGTGGTGTGGTCCGAACTCAG GGCTAACCAGCAGCTGTGCGACGGCGTTATAAGATGCCTGGAGGATCAAGTCTTCCCAGTCCATCGCGCTATTTTATCCGCAGTGAGCCCTTATTTCAAGGCCCTTTTCACGAACAGCCTGAAGGGCGACAAAACCGAGATCACGGAAGTAGTTATTTCCCATTCCGGCGAAATCTTTAGTCTTATTCTCGACTACGCTTACACTGGCACATGCAACGTAAATGCTGACAATGTCGAACAATTATTGCCGCTAGCTGATCAATTTGAGGTGCTCGGAATCGTCCAGCTTTGCTGTCAATTTCTATTGCGTGAGCTGCGACCGGAAAATTGTTTag GTATTTTCAAATTTGCACGACACTACTTCTGTCGCGAGCTCGAGAAACAGGGCCGAAAGTACATACGCCACAACTTTAAGCGAATACTGCAGGAGAGCGCGGAGTTCAAGGATCTTCTTTGCGACGAGCTGGAAGCAATATTACGCGACGACGAGCTCAATGTTAAAAACGAGGAGATCGTGTTTGACGCCGTCAAGACGTGGGTCGAAGCCGGAGTCGAGGAGAGACGGGTTTATTTGCCGAGGTTGCTAGAATGTATACGCTACGGTCTCATGAGTCATAAGTATTTCATTAATAACATCGTCAACTGGAAGCTCGCCGAGAAGGACGAA GCGTGTGAACAAATACTACTCCCTGTAAACGCATATCTAACGGAACAAGAGTTGAAACAAAATGGTGAAATCGATCTAAAAAATCCAATTGCGAGACCGCGAGTCCCGTACGAAATTCTCTTTGCGATTGGCGGATGGAGTGCTGGTTCACCCACCAGTTTTGTAGAGACTTACGACACAAG AGCTGACAGATGGTTTCTATCAGTGAACACGGATGTAACGCCTCGGGCTTATCACGGATTATGTGTCCTGAACAATCTCATCTATATGATCGGCGGATTTGATGGTAACGAGCACTTTAATACGGTGCGATGTTTCGACCCAACGACGAAAACGTGGCGAGAACGAGCCTGCATGTATCACGCACGATGTTACGTCAGCGTTTGTACGCAAG GCGGCAAGATTTATGCGCTCGGCGGATACAATGGTCGCACGAGAATGAGCTCTGGTGAGCGGTACGAGCCGCAAAGGAATCAATGGGAGATGATACCGTCCATGCACCGTCAGCGATCGGACGCGAGCGCGGCCGCCCTGCATGACAAAATCTACATCGTCGGTGGCTTCAATGGCCAGGAGGTTCTCGACTCGGCCGAGGTCTTCGACGTCGAGGCCAATCAGTGGACCAACATCAACTCGATGATCAGCCCGCGATCCGGCGTCTCCTTAGTCGCCTTTCGTGATAGCCTCTATGCCCTCGGTGGATTCAGCGGCGTCGCGAGATTGAGCTCCG GGGAGCGTTATACCCCAAATCACTTGGACCAGTGGCACGAGGTCGCGGAGATGTTCAGCCCACGCAGCAATTTCGCTACGGTGATCCTGGACGATATGATTTTCGTTATCGGCGGCTACAATG GATCCAGCACAATTCCGTACGTCGAGTGCTACGACGCGGATTACAATGAATGGTACGATGCATCCCCTATGAATCTCAGTCGCAGCGCGCTCAGTGCCTGCGTGATAGCGGGTTTAGCGAACGCGCGGGAGTACTCCTATCTAGGCAAAGCTCGCGATCTCGGTCAAG GCCAAGCGACGTCGAAGAATCGGAAGAAATCTGATCATATCGGCGAGGGCTCTGCCGCGGCTAACGTTGTAATCTTGACAAGGGAAGATGAGGAAATGGACGTAAGCGAGTCGGTGCAAGTTGTTGGCCCGACCGACGGCATGGCTGACGGTATCGGAAATTTTTACGAGGAAGAGAACGAGGAGAAGGAAATGGAAGGCGAACTGTTGTACGCTGTGCACGAGCTCGATTAA